The genomic interval GGGATCTCGAGCCAACGAAGTTCAAGAGTTGTGTATGCTTAATTTCAAAGTTATGagcgttttttttattatggtcgtttgatttatcattttttgccTTTTTTCTCATGAACACCATTAGCAGTAATATGATATTGAACGTAAGAGCAAATGGCACACTCTATGGAAAGGTGAATAAAATTGACTTTGTGATTAACCTATATTCTTTATATTCTACTAAAACACCTTGGTATTATACATTTGGACAAACAACTTGCATCATCATCTCCAACTAAACATTGCACTGATTAAGATAAATAACCATAAAAGAGACAATTAAACTCTGTCCCTTTTCAACCAAACGTGTAATATGTTAGTGTTATGGAGAGAAGCAGTTTGTTTCATTGCGCCCTCCTTTTTCACAGAAAATGCTTGCAAGACAAATGACAGGGTACAAACCTTTGATTTTGCTTCAAATACATGCGTTTCTGTATTTTACCGGGCTGAAAATCTCTATCTCCCTGCACCTCAAAAACCGAGAAAACCCACTTCCCACAAAATGCCATTTGAGAATAATAATTCGATGATCTTGATCAATACAGACACTTGCGTAAGCAACACTTGCAAAAGTTCGTCTAGTTTTGTTGAGTATTTTTCTCCAAAAATGCAATTCGTTACTCTTATGCTAAAGGGAAAACATGTAGACGTGGGGCAAGACGTCACAGGATGCGTGCGCATTTTTAAGGCCTCTCAGTAGATGTAACCTACATTTaagctttttataaaaaaacctaGTATCTACACTTACGAATTGcgtgtttggaaaataaaagaTGTCTTGAAAGCTAAGATGTAAATTAAGATATGTATTGTGTATTTTCGCGAGATTGACTTTTGGTGGGTTGTTGCCAATcattttttagtttctttttatttcagtttaaacaaaaaaacactcATCTGTTTCTTCATctgtttttacatttagaaaaacttgttttaaaaaggtGTATAATTTTAGAATGAACGACAACACTTTAACTGTGTTACGGATTTGTGCCTCCGATACACAAAATTAACGGTGATTTActgttcatttaataaaatatatcaaagtaaAATTAATAAGAGTGTGAGTCTATTATTTGAAAGATATTGACACACTAGCCAAAgatgtttcaaacatattttttttaattactacAAGAAAACTCAACACACCCTAGATAGATGTAACGTAATTTAAAATCGACATGACAATGGAGACATGTTACCTTTAGAACGTGTCATAAGGGCCGACAAGTTAATATTAAGCAATGAGAATCCCAGCACTTTCAACAGTATTGCCAGTCATAGtatattcaagatattcattAATAACAATGTCAAAAAAGTATACTCATTGCCAATATATAAACGAAATctgcataaaatatataagaaaatacaaACGTTCTCATCTTAAACGGAAAAGCCAATTTCGCTATACATTGTAAGTAATTCGCAATGTCATCATAGTATGGATTTAATACTAATGGCGACAGGTGTCACCTTTTGGGGACTCTTAAAAACCTCAAATTAGTGTGTACATAGATAAGAAATGACAGCTTAAAATGCATCAGAAACATACGTATATAGggcagatgtaaaaaaaaacataccaaaatacCTTTCTGACAAGCCAAGGTTACAAGAACAATGaagcaattattttgaaattgtaattGTTATGAACAATGTAGATAATAGAGAAAATAGTGTCTGTTATACTCTTCATATTATGGAAGTAAAATATGTATGTGCTTTACCTACTAGAATTGAGTGAcatagtttgttatttattctgatattaaaataataaaaacattcaactcatattaaattatgataatatacatgttaaattataattgaaagCGATGGTATGAAGTTGCACGACTCCAAAACTCGTTCCGTATTTATATTAGAATTAAGTACAGTTATACCACAATAAGAATGTTACCAAAACTCCTCGCCACCAAACTACGGCGTAATATTTCACCATGGCTTTGTAGATGTTCAAGAATAACGAGCTCTCAGAAATAGCTATATGAAGGATATTACTCGGTATGCAGAGCCAAATGAATCACTGAACATTGACACAAAGGTCTAAGAAATCGTGCGTGTGGCGCAACCTTTTTGGCAGGCCCAATAGACGCAACAACTGAACTCATCTTGCCGCTCTAGTAAATTCATTTTCTTACAACTAACCTCGAGTTGACCTAGTAATAATACTAGTACTAGTTAAGAGATTGGGggttgaaatatcaatttttagcaGTGTAATGACATTGGGATCACTTCAAATGTAATTTTTGATTCTTAAACAAGGGCAGCAATGTCTGGTGCTCTAGCATTTACAAGGTCAGTGATTTGACAGAACAACGTCCTTGGATTCGGTAAgtataaacaaagaaaatatgttatgcgtttaatacatatattttgcaaacGCCCTTGTATACTAAATGGACACCATTCTTAAATGTTAAGCGTTAAGCGTTAAATGTAgttatcaatttaattaaataagaatatatactggtcattttcttctaaaaatagTGTTCCTTGAACTGTTTACTTCCGGATAAGTGTTGACCAACTTAAATCATTTATCGGTTAATCTAATTTCAGGCGTTTGTGGTATGTTTGTGATGTTGGCATTAATGTATGTGGTGTTCATacgtgtctctagttcattgtcgtttagATCCTTGCTTTGTGCCTCTAAAGAAGGTGTGGGTGTGTTTTTAATTTCCGACAGCTCGACTTGTCcctatagttttcattgtatattgtaTCATTCAAGTAATACTTGTCAAATTCAATTATGTTTATCATCAACACAGTTAGTTAACAGTTGTTCCTGTAGACTAACGCGACTTAGGCAGTGACATAAGCTATCCAAGATGCCGGATATCGGTCACAATTATGacaataatttagttttttgttgACAAACAAACACGTCGTCTCATTTTATCATCTCTGAAACAAATGATGAATATGGAAAATTATTTGCCGcctagaaaataataaaaagaaactcCCAACAACGTATTATGAATATCTAATTATTATTGCAGTAAATTGTTCTTACATTGATGAAATCACAAAAAGCCGGAAGCAAACATCGGCTACAATACATCTGAAACACCAATCGAAATTCTGCCTACATAAGGTGCCAAAAAATCACGTGGAAGGTTTCCATTTTTACAGCTCCGTTTAGAgttcttgttcttgtttttaGTTCACAACAAAGCTTTACTTTCTCTTTTATTTTCGCTAATCCTCATAAATGAGACACCAGATTTTGCACCGTCCAGCAAAATTACAAATTCTGAAGCATCTCATCGTCGCTCTCTTAACTAGCCTACCGTTGTTCGTGGAAtctgaaattaagaaaaactaagtaactgtttatttaaaccCCGGTTAAACATTATGAACATCGACTTCTATGAAAGACGACTCACATACAAACTGATTTTGGCAGACAACGTCTGCACATTATTCTTTCGTCTGGACCTTTATGGAGTTCTTCAATACTCTAACAAATTCCTATCGGAATTTATACGGAacgatttattattatttttattattgttgttgttgttgttaaatcgGCACAATTAAGGTTGATCAATATAAGTTTTGTTTGACTTCAATGAGTTAAAAAAAGAACGTTTTGCATCACCCTATTACTAATGGCGTTGAGTATCTTCAGTATTAAACTGTATAtgattttaaacacaaattaaaaaagggCCAGAGAAATGTTAAGCTTATCACACGGTTACATTGAAAGATTGATGATTTTTCGACAATTGGGTAAAATGCCCTAATTTTCTGGTTAATTTGGCCATATATGTTGCAAATACCATgtttaactattattttaacatattctgTAAAGTATATACCTATATTCAAGATAattcatgacattttaaaaggtTCTGAGTCGTTATTGAATATGGACCTTGCAAAATTTCGCTGATCCTTTATCAGGATCAAGCTTGTAAGCTAactagaattttttttaagaaattgtgTAACTCCTCCTAACCTAGTTTGttacttttgaagaaaacattaagtatattgttattatatcaAGTTTCAAGCAAGTTTCTTTGTCTAATTGAAACATGATACTTAAATCAGCGTCGCTTGTGAGTTTCCGAGAAATTGAGCCCGGAAGGTGAAATTTTCCGCTTGTTTTACCTATGACACAAGTGTACCGGTAAAACAAAGTTAACAGCAATTTATTTTCGTTAAAGGTTTGCGTGCGCCCTGTTTTTAACTGTTAACGTCCCTTACTTGCTTGTTGTCGGAGCATGAAAAGATCCCTTCCGGTACACATGGTGGCCGCCTGCGGTCCAAGCACCGCAGAATTAACGGCGATGTCTGTCACTGAGTAGCGCTGCCTGGAGGTCTGAGTTACTTCAATAGACACCTGCTGATATTAACAAAGAACACTCAAATACTGCTCGcattgatataaaaatctgaaaCCATGTACTAGTATAATAGGATTTTATAAAGACACTGCAActccaataaaaaaaagaaaataagggTTGTCTCCTCTGAATTATGTCAAAGGTAAACTAATGAAGTCATGCTACTCTGAGATGCATGCTGTTTTATCAAAGATTTGTCTTTTAATTaacaccatttaaaaaaatattttatatgctaGCATGTTTGAAGCATTAATATCTTTTTGAATATGTCTGTCAGAAACCTCCCGGTATTGGAGTAAATGGCTTACGTAAGCAATTAGTGTTGCATCGCACATAATAGCcgcaaacaattttaatgaacTCATGGCTGCAACGTTAACTAAATGAGTTTTCGGCTAACGGTTACAGTGTATTCGCTGCGATGCAActgggatacaaaacaaaacacttaactTTAGTAAGCAACCGTAAATTGTTACTAAACACAGATATAATGTCAGTACAGTATAGGAAGAGAAAATTGACGAGCCTCGTCAGCACTAACCTGTCGTTGTCCGTTACTGCTGAAGTCGTCCCTATTACTCATGTTGAAAGAGGTTAGGTAGCATCCTGGCAGGTGTTCCATCTTGTACACTTGGAATCCCTAAGGTGGTAGATATACTTTTATAATCGTAGAGGTTTAGACACTGTGTCTTATTGTAGTATATATTAGGACAGTTTTGGCTACACTCTCTACATTAGCCAGTTAAATTAAATTCGTCAACATTTGTCAAACAATAGACAATACAGTTGCACTGGTAACAGTGATTTAACAGAGAACATTTCGGTCTTCATGCAATTATTTTACACCTGGCCACAGTGTTATATGACAGCAGAaacgtttatcaaacatttaaacaaactcATTAATGTAGTGGAATTGGTAAACATTTAAGCGAAAATTGTTGACATTCAAGATTTTATTCAGTAAGCTTTGTGATAAGGCTCGTTTTAATCGACATTTTTCGTTAAGTCGGATGGCTCATGAGAAGTGTTTAAgaatattaatgcaaaaaattacagaaacaagctcagtagcaaaacgtttaaacataaacccggtttgatggcactgggtaaacacaaaagacatagaacataaaacatttatctaaCTTTGCGTTAAACTCGTTCACTGTAACAAGTTTACTAAACTACCATGTTTATATAATAGTGATGTTTAACCGTATGCGTTGAAATAAGCTGACTGAAACCAGTTGTatccatttttattattattttgtcagGCATGTAATCATTTGGCGGCTTTTATTATGATGAAAGAAATTTGGTTGGCAATTATTGAGCAGTGcttttattttacttacttcATGTATTTCTCGATATATGTCTCGTTAAATTCAAGCTTGTGGCATTTGAATCATGTTTATGGTTAAAAAGCGAACACTAAGAAGACTAACATCTATTTACGAAAAACACACAACCCTTTGTTCACCCTGGCTTGACCGgtttataaactttatatttgaataactgGGATACCccgaaaacaataatataaacacatacacaGGTCAAAACTGATTATTTGCCTATATACTTTCAGCGAAATCGTTTCctattgtttacaatattaactttgttatgtttattttttttataaaatttacgtttaaatataatgatgttCTTATATAAGCAGCTTACTGTCTCATAGTCATTGACAACGGTGCCGTTGATGGTGGCATACATGTTCTCACGGTCCGTGATGACTAAAGTCTCCTTGAAAATATGGTGACCATCCTGGTAGAAATCCGCCATGTATGTctacaatgataaaaaatatattattaccaAAGCGCTAATTTATTTGCGTTTACTTCTTTATTTATTACTAACAACaaccaaaatgttttccttttatcAAGCACACCAATAAGTTCGCTTCATGTGTTATCTTGGGCGGGCGGTAAGCATAAGTCGGTTGTATATACAGATGCCAATTATATGATCAATTGTTGCACAATTCAGGTTTAGTCACCAATACCTATTGAATTGGCTCCAGCCCACGAGTCTCACCATTATAATATAAGCATTGAATAATGCACCTGTTGTTTCCCTGTCGGGCCTCGTAGATGGAGTGAGTAACCCAGATACACGGATCCCAAAATGGCGGCCGTCAAGAGAGTCAGAAATACACATGCGCCTGCCACTAGCAACGTTCGCCTTCCTGCCTGGTTCTCCTATTGAGAGTTAAACCGACAATCttaagaaataaaagtaaatttgtgTAATAAAATAGTCCATCTTTGGCTGGTATGTGTCTGGCTTAGTTGATGAAGACCAAAACAAAAAGGTTGAATTTGATTCCAAGTAGCATGAAAGCCATCGCTGGCAAATTAACTTCTGTTTAGCTGATTCGATTTCAATTGAAACACTATCTCTATATAGACAAAAGGAGATTGAAAGTGTTCAAAACTTTATGTTTGTCGTTATGTTATTATGTTGTCAATACATTATAACACAAGTGTTCTGTGTATCTCAACGCAAAAAAGTGTTTTCCTGAAATGTACACACGAGTATTTGATAAATGAACTACTGAAATAATAACATCTAATTtgaaaagttattaaatgtaagaagtaaaacatgtcttttttattatatatatattatcaaacgTACTACTGatagaaaaaacataaatgtatagCATGTCTCTTACAAATCCATCAATGAATTATAACTTACCTTAAATCTCTTAATGCTtcctatatatatttgttccaCAAACATTTCAGAATTATGTTTTCAGTGAAATGCGTGCTTAACCAACCTTACAGTTTGCCATTTTTGTTTGCCAATGCTATAGCTTTATTGCGTTTtaaatttagtaattatttATCATAAACCACCTTTAACATATTcaatcaaattcaaaatatgaagggttacaaatacatacaaaacgGTTTGCGCGATTAAGCTATCTGAGTTGGATTGAAACCTTACAACTATTGTGTGTGTGCGCTTCAAATAATCCATCTGTTTCTTCTTACGTTCTTAACCATATCTAACAAAACTGGCTTTACATGCTATAACTAAGAGCGCAAGTTTACTCACGCAATTCTAAGTCTCCTACCATCCCTTATGAAGAAACTAACATCAATAACATTAACAGTCAAACTCAATTCAAAAGCTTCTATTGATAgataatatattattgcaaaGCACCGAATTATCATTTATGGTATATCTTATAAACGAAACCGTAACACGAAAATGTTAAGAGATCTCCATTGTcctaaaaacaacatattaaaatgaccCCAATTACAGGTAACACTATCTTTGGCAGGCAACATTTAAGaacgaaatattatatataatgatattgagTTCAGAAAATATCTGAGTATCCCAATCGCTAATAGTAGTTAATGCATTTACCCCGTGTTATTCGTTTGGCTAAATAAATAGATACCCTTTTCCCCTCTGTAatgagaaacaaaacaaacactgaccttgaccccgTTGCAGACTTGACCTTCACTGTCCATAAATGTTCCCAACTGGGGTTTCATTCTCAAAGAAGTAACTTTGAAAGTAGTAAGTCCGAGAATATTGCTAAAAGctaaatgtatatttcaaaatatctagtAAGACCGTGTTTAGTCTTCGCCGTATGTAGCCTTCTTGCTGTGAGTCTTGATGCGATACAGAAAGTTGCATTATAAATTTCTGGCTGGTTAGCTGTCATCCATCGACCTAAAGCGAATATTAAAATGTCGTAATAC from Mya arenaria isolate MELC-2E11 chromosome 7, ASM2691426v1 carries:
- the LOC128241198 gene encoding uncharacterized protein LOC128241198 — translated: MDHLPGCYLTTFNMSDRNNYNSNGQKQISIEVTRTFKQRYSLTDITVNRVVLGPQAASMCAGRDLYMLRQQTGMKLKQENQAGRRTLLVAGACVFLTLLTAAILGSVYLGYSLHLRGPTGKQQTYMADFYQDGHHIFKETLVITDRENMYATINGTVVNDYETGFQVYKMEHLPGCYLTSFNMSNRDDFSSNGQRQQVSIEVTQTSRQRYSVTDIAVNSAVLGPQAATMCTGRDLFMLRQQANSTNNGRLVKRATMRCFRICNFAGRCKIWCLIYED